Sequence from the Lentilitoribacter sp. Alg239-R112 genome:
ATATTACAGTATCACCCAATACACTTGATGCGCATAGATTGATTTTCTGGGCTGGGCGTGATCATGGCTCAGATATGCAGAATAAGCTTGTTAATATTCTCATGCAATTTTATTTCGAGCAGGGCAAGCATATCGGCGATGATGATGTGCTTGTAGAAGCCGCTGAACATGCAGGTATGCCTGGGGAGAAAACGCGCTACATGCTTGCATCGGACGAAAGCAAAGAAGTCATACAAAATCAAATTGAAACCATCAAATCATCCGGCGTTAATGGCGTACCTGTGTTTATCTTAAATAAAAAGTATGCTCTTGAAGGCGCGCAAAGCAAAAGCGTAATAAGGGATACAATTCAAGAAGTTATAAAGTTAAGTGAAAGTGATTAGTTAGCATCACTTTCAGCTATTTTCGCTAGTTTTGTCATCACCACAGCAGATCCCGCAAGTCGCTTGTCGGCATCGGTCAATTTGCGAGCAAAGAAGATACTCTGATCTGCTCTAATCTTAGCTTGGTTGCTTGGGTCAGACAGGTGTGCAACGAGCCCTGAGGGGTTAGGAAATTCACCATTTCTAAAGTTTACAACAATACCTTTTGGACCGGCATCCAGCTTCTCAACATTGGCAGTCCGGCAAAGGGTTTTAATATAAACAACTTTCAATAAATGTTTGACTTCGACTGGTAATTTGCCAAATCGATCAACCAATTCTGCGCCAAATTCGTCTATTTCAGATAATTCTTCAATATCACCCAGACGGCGATAAAGGCTAAGGCGCAGATTGATATCTGGTACATAATTCTCCGGTATCATTACCGGAGCGCCAACCGTAATTTGTGGTGACCATCCACCATCACTGGCAAGTTCATCACCTTTAAGTTCGGCAATCGCTTCTTCCAGCATGTGTTGATAAAGTTCAAAACCAACTTCTTTGATGTGTCCAGATTGCGCATCACCCAATAGATTGCCAGCGCCACGAATATCCAAATCATGACTGGCAAGTTGGAACCCGGCTCCGAGCGTATCAAGTGACTGAAGAACTTTTAGGCGGCGTTCGGCAGTTGATGTAAGCGTTTTATTGAGCGGGAGCGTAAAGAGTGCAAACGCGCGAACCTTGGAGCGCCCAACACGT
This genomic interval carries:
- a CDS encoding DsbA family oxidoreductase; protein product: MTDDNQKQHVTIDIVSDVMCPWCHIGRKRLNDALSELGDDIKTTVHWLPYQLDATLPKEGKNRQQYFIDKFGSLDAHEQIYAPINEAGKAEEIPFRLNDITVSPNTLDAHRLIFWAGRDHGSDMQNKLVNILMQFYFEQGKHIGDDDVLVEAAEHAGMPGEKTRYMLASDESKEVIQNQIETIKSSGVNGVPVFILNKKYALEGAQSKSVIRDTIQEVIKLSESD